In the genome of Aequorivita sp. H23M31, the window ATATTAAAAAATTGGGATTCTTTATTAGAATGGTGCATAAATACAAGCGTTTTCGTTCTCCGCCACTGAGTTTTTCAACAAAATCATATTGTTTTTTGCGGTCGAAAAGAAAACGCTCTAAAAGTTGCCCTGCGGAAATCTGTCTGCCTTTTTTCAAAGGAATATATTCTCCGTATTCTCGGATTACGTCAATTACTTTTTGGCCTTCCTTAATATTTATTCCAGATTGGGTGTAATAACCAAATTGCACGGTATCTCCGATAATCACTTTCCCCGAATCTGGTTTTATGGCACCTGTGATAATATTCAAAAATGTGGATTTACCGGATCCGTTTTTTCCGATGATGCCAATTCTTTCACCGCGATTAAAATGATATTCAAATTTATCTAGCAGTTTTTTATCGCCATAAGACTTTGAAACATTATGAAGTTCTACCACTTTGGTACCCATCCGCTCCATATTCAATTCCAGTTGCACTTCATGGTCATTGCGACGTTTGCTGGCCCGATCTTTTATTTCGTGAAAATCCTCAATCCTACTTTTGCTCTTAGTGGTTCGCGCTTTTGGTTGCCGGCGCATCCATTCCAATTCCTTTTTGAAAAGATGTTTCGCCTTTTCAGTTTCAGTGGCTTCATTTTCAATCCTGGCATCCCGTTTTTCCAGATAGTAACTGTAATTTCCTTTATAACTATATAGCTGGCCTTCATCCAATTCTACGATTTCATTACAGACTCGCTCTAAAAAGTATCGGTCGTGCGTAACCATAAAGAGGGTGAAGTTTTCCTTGGCAAACAAATTCTCCAGCCATTCGATCATTTCCAGATCCAAATGGTTGGTTGGCTCATCCATTATAAGCAAATCTGGAGTGGTAAGTAATGCATTGGCCAAAGCCAAACGCTTTTTTTGTCCACCACTTAAACTGGAAACCTTGGCGTGCAAATCTTCTAATTTTAATTTAAAGAGAATTTGCTTATAACGCGTTTCGAAATCCCAAGCTTGATGTACTTCCATTGCATCAAAAGCTTTTTGGTAAGCTTCTGAATCATCTGGGTTTTCGAGCGCTTTTTCGTAAGCTTCTATTATTCTGAGAATAGGATTTTCAGCTGAAAAAATGGCTTGTTCTACAGTGAATTCTGAATCGAGATCGGGATCTTGCGGAAGATAGGCAACTTTCAGCCCTTTTCTATAAGTGACATTTCCAGAATCAGGAACATCATTTCCAGCAATTATATTTAATAGGGAAGTCTTGCCGGTTCCATTTTTGGCGACGAATCCTATTTTTTGACCCTCATTGATTCCAAAGGAAATACCTTCGAAAAGCATACGCATTCCAAAGGATTTTGATATATTTTCTACTGATAGGAAATTCACGGCTTATGTTTTGCGCAAAAGTAAGGGAATATAATTAATGATAACAATTGGACTAAGGAGTAAAACTGAAAGAAATGAAAGCAGTCGATATTGCTTTCTATATTAAAATCTATTTTCCTGTAAATCCTTGGCTAGACTTGCTTTTTTAAATCTTTTATTTCGGATAAGATACTTTAGGTCTTCGGAATTATCAACCATTAACTGCCTATGGTAGCAATTGATATGGTCTAAAACAGCAAAAAGGTTTGCCAGAACTGACCAAAGAATAATTTCAGAATCCATCGATAACCAATCCACAGTTAGAAATTGAAAAATTAGGACCACAGGAATGCCAGAGATAAGAAGCCAATTAATTCGTTTTCTCTTTTTGAAGAACTGTAGGTTTTCTGATTGGGAAAATGGTTTGTTTTCAAGTCGTTTTAGCTTTAAGTGCCAATATCTTTGACCTTGGTACAGGATAAATATACACAGCAACATTCCATTAAAAAAAATGCTCTTTATGAATGGATTTAGTGATAGAAAATAAGTCGTCATTAAGGGAAAAGTAATAAAGGCATGAAATTTTCCAATGGATAGTACCAACGCATTCTTTTTATCAATTTTTGTTTTCTCATTAATTTTCCGCTTTATTGATGATAAAATAGCAAATTTAACTTCAGTGGAAAAAAAGATTTTCAGAGGAAGCGT includes:
- a CDS encoding ABC-F family ATP-binding cassette domain-containing protein, whose protein sequence is MNFLSVENISKSFGMRMLFEGISFGINEGQKIGFVAKNGTGKTSLLNIIAGNDVPDSGNVTYRKGLKVAYLPQDPDLDSEFTVEQAIFSAENPILRIIEAYEKALENPDDSEAYQKAFDAMEVHQAWDFETRYKQILFKLKLEDLHAKVSSLSGGQKKRLALANALLTTPDLLIMDEPTNHLDLEMIEWLENLFAKENFTLFMVTHDRYFLERVCNEIVELDEGQLYSYKGNYSYYLEKRDARIENEATETEKAKHLFKKELEWMRRQPKARTTKSKSRIEDFHEIKDRASKRRNDHEVQLELNMERMGTKVVELHNVSKSYGDKKLLDKFEYHFNRGERIGIIGKNGSGKSTFLNIITGAIKPDSGKVIIGDTVQFGYYTQSGINIKEGQKVIDVIREYGEYIPLKKGRQISAGQLLERFLFDRKKQYDFVEKLSGGERKRLYLCTILIKNPNFLILDEPTNDLDIVTLNVLESFLLDFPGCLLVVSHDRYFMDKIVDHLFVFRGNAVIEDFPGNYSDFRTYEDSQPSEKKEIQIKTKTKSDWKEEKPKAKLSYNEQKEFGKLEKEIASLEEKRELLQNKFATENWDGIEIDKQSIKLQEIMDAIDQKTERWFELSAKIEE